A single region of the Lates calcarifer isolate ASB-BC8 linkage group LG16_LG22, TLL_Latcal_v3, whole genome shotgun sequence genome encodes:
- the fgfr2 gene encoding fibroblast growth factor receptor 2 isoform X1, translated as MGSVSRGRWRRGVWGALAPTNGMASWAWLLAAVLLSLLTVSVARPPLTATKEEEATLEPEEASNKYQISKPTVCSVHPGEVLKLSCPLPATGTITWTKDGSSLGTNNRTLIEQEVLQIRDATPKDSGLYACTSVGKDTVCFIVNVTDAISSGDDEDDTERSEDTGADGEQISAPYWTSSAKMEKKLHAVPAANTVKFRCAAGGNPRPKLRWLKNSRPFRQEDRMGGYKVRSQHWTLIMESVVPSDKGNYTCLVENEFGSINHTYTLDVVERSPHRPILQAGLPANTTVHVGEDARFVCKVYSDAQPHIQWLKHITQNGSRYGPDGHPYVRVLKTAGVNTTDKEIEVLYLPNVTVEDAGEYTCLAGNSIGISYHTAWLTVLPALEKSPGPFSPDYVEIAIYCAGVFLIACMVGIVVVCRMRNTAKKPDFGGQPAVHKLSKQIPLRRQVSADSSSSMNSSTPLVRITTRRSSAHDEPIPEYDLPEDPRWEFARDRLTLGKPLGEGCFGQVVMAEALGIDKDKPKEAVTVAVKMLKDDATEKDLSDLVSEMEMMKMIGKHKNIINLLGACTQDGPLYVIVEYASKGNLREYLRARRPPGMEYSYDIARVSDEQLTFKDLVSCTYQVARGMEYLASQKCIHRDLAARNVLVTESNVMKIADFGLARDVHNIDYYKKTTNGRLPVKWMAPEALFDRVYTHQSDVWSFGVLMWEIFTLGGSPYPGIPVEELFKLLKEGHRMDKPGNCTNELYMMMKDCWHAISSQRPIFKQLVEDLDRILTLSTNEEYLDLCAPTEQYSPSFPDTRSSCSSGDDSVFSHDPLPDEPCLPKYQHINGNVKT; from the exons AGGCATCGAACAAATACCAAATTTCTAAGCCCACGGTGTGCTCAGTGCACCCAGGGGAGGTACTGAAGCTGAGCTGCCCTCTGCCAGCGACGGGGACCATCACCTGGACCAAAGACGGCAGCTCTCTGGGCACCAACAACCGCACGCTGATAGAGCAGGAGGTGCTGCAGATCCGTGATGCCACGCCCAAGGATTCGGGCCTGTACGCCTGCACCAGCGTGGGCAAAGACACGGTCTGCTTCATAGTGAATGTCACAG ATGCCATCTCGTCGGGGGATGATGAGGACGATACAGAGCGATCGGAGGACACTGGGGCGGACGGAGAGCAGATAA GCGCTCCGTATTGGACCTCGTCAGCAAAGATGGAGAAGAAGCTGCATGCGGTGCCAGCTGCCAACACAGTCAAGTTCCGCTGTGCTGCAGGAGGCAACCCCCGGCCCAAGCTGCGCTGGCTTAAAAACAGCAGGCCTTTCCGCCAAGAGGACCGCATGGGAGGGTATAAG GTGCGTAGCCAGCACTGGACCCTGATCATGGAGAGCGTGGTGCCGTCGGACAAGGGCAACTACACTTGTCTGGTGGAAAATGAGTTTGGATCCATCAACCACACCTACACCCTGGACGTAGTGG AACGGTCCCCTCACCGGCCTATTCTCCAGGCTGGCCTCCCGGCCAACACCACTGTACACGTCGGAGAGGACGCCCGCTTCGTCTGCAAGGTCTACAGCGACGCCCAACCTCACATCCAGTGGCTGAAACACATCACTCAGAACGGCAGTCGCTACGGCCCCGATGGACATCCTTACGTCCGAGTGCTGAAG ACCGCAGGTGTTAACACCACAGATAAGGAGATAGAAGTTCTCTACTTGCCCAATGTAACAGTTGAAGATGCTGGGGAGTATACGTGCTTGGCGGGTAATTCTATTGGGATCTCCTATCACACTGCTTGGTTGACGGTGCTTCCAG CCCTCGAGAAATCCCCAGGGCCCTTTTCCCCAGACTACGTGGAGATTGCAATATACTGCGCTGGTGTCTTCCTCATCGCCTGCATGGTGGGCATCGTGGTGGTGTGTCGCATGAGGAACACAGCAAAGAAACCAGACTTTGGAGGCCAACCAGCAGTCCACAAACTGAGCAAGCAGATCCCTCTGCGCCGCCAG GTGTCGGCAGATTCGAGCTCTTCCATGAACTCCAGTACGCCGTTGGTACGAATCACAACACGTCGGAGCTCGGCGCACGATGAGCCAATCCCTGAGTATGACCTTCCTGAGGATCCACGCTGGGAGTTTGCCCGAGACAG GTTGACCCTGGGCAAGCCCCTAGGTGAGGGCTGCTTTGGCCAAGTTGTAATGGCAGAGGCCCTGGGCATCGATAAGGACAAACCCAAGGAAGCTGTAACTGTCGCCGTCAAGATGCTGAAAG ATGACGCCACCGAGAAAGACCTGTCTGACCTGGTGTCAGAGATGGAAATGATGAAGATGATTGGCAAACATAAGAACATCATTAATCTTTTGGGGGCCTGTACACAAGACG gtcCCCTCTATGTGATAGTAGAGTACGCCTCCAAGGGCAACCTTAGGGAGTACCTGCGAGCCCGACGGCCGCCCGGCATGGAATACTCTTACGACATCGCCCGTGTCTCTGACGAACAGCTCACTTTCAAAGATCTGGTCTCCTGCACTTACCAGGTGGCACGGGGCATGGAGTACCTAGCATCACAGAAG TGTATACACAGAGACCTGGCAGCCAGGAACGTCCTGGTCACAGAGAGCAACGTCATGAAGATCGCTGACTTTGGCCTGGCCAGGGACGTCCATAACATCGACTACTATAAAAAGACGACTAAT GGTCGTCTCCCGGTAAAATGGATGGCTCCAGAGGCGCTGTTTGACCGGGTCTACACACACCAGAGTGATGT CTGGTCATTTGGGGTGCTGATGTGGGAGATCTTCACCCTCGGGGGCTCACCCTACCCTGGCATTCCTGTTGAAGAGCTCTTCAAGTTGCTCAAGGAGGGCCATCGCATGGACAAGCCTGGCAACTGCACCAACGAGCT gtATATGATGATGAAAGACTGCTGGCATGCCATCTCATCCCAGAGACCCATCTTCAAGCAGCTAGTAGAAGATCTGGATCGCATCCTCACCCTCAGCACCAATGAG GAGTATCTGGACCTGTGCGCCCCAACAGAGCAGTATTCCCCCAGCTTCCCTGACACTCgcagctcctgctcctctgGTGACGACTCGGTCTTTTCCCATGACCCCTTGCCGGACGAGCCCTGCCTCCCCAAGTACCAGCACATCAAtggaaatgtcaaaacatga
- the fgfr2 gene encoding fibroblast growth factor receptor 2 isoform X2: protein MGSVSRGRWRRGVWGALAPTNGMASWAWLLAAVLLSLLTVSVARPPLTATKEEEATLEPEEASNKYQISKPTVCSVHPGEVLKLSCPLPATGTITWTKDGSSLGTNNRTLIEQEVLQIRDATPKDSGLYACTSVGKDTVCFIVNVTDAISSGDDEDDTERSEDTGADGEQISAPYWTSSAKMEKKLHAVPAANTVKFRCAAGGNPRPKLRWLKNSRPFRQEDRMGGYKVRSQHWTLIMESVVPSDKGNYTCLVENEFGSINHTYTLDVVERSPHRPILQAGLPANTTVHVGEDARFVCKVYSDAQPHIQWLKHITQNGSRYGPDGHPYVRVLKRSGINSSDVEMLTLTNVTEEDAGEYICKVSNYIGEASQSGWLTVIPALEKSPGPFSPDYVEIAIYCAGVFLIACMVGIVVVCRMRNTAKKPDFGGQPAVHKLSKQIPLRRQVSADSSSSMNSSTPLVRITTRRSSAHDEPIPEYDLPEDPRWEFARDRLTLGKPLGEGCFGQVVMAEALGIDKDKPKEAVTVAVKMLKDDATEKDLSDLVSEMEMMKMIGKHKNIINLLGACTQDGPLYVIVEYASKGNLREYLRARRPPGMEYSYDIARVSDEQLTFKDLVSCTYQVARGMEYLASQKCIHRDLAARNVLVTESNVMKIADFGLARDVHNIDYYKKTTNGRLPVKWMAPEALFDRVYTHQSDVWSFGVLMWEIFTLGGSPYPGIPVEELFKLLKEGHRMDKPGNCTNELYMMMKDCWHAISSQRPIFKQLVEDLDRILTLSTNEEYLDLCAPTEQYSPSFPDTRSSCSSGDDSVFSHDPLPDEPCLPKYQHINGNVKT from the exons AGGCATCGAACAAATACCAAATTTCTAAGCCCACGGTGTGCTCAGTGCACCCAGGGGAGGTACTGAAGCTGAGCTGCCCTCTGCCAGCGACGGGGACCATCACCTGGACCAAAGACGGCAGCTCTCTGGGCACCAACAACCGCACGCTGATAGAGCAGGAGGTGCTGCAGATCCGTGATGCCACGCCCAAGGATTCGGGCCTGTACGCCTGCACCAGCGTGGGCAAAGACACGGTCTGCTTCATAGTGAATGTCACAG ATGCCATCTCGTCGGGGGATGATGAGGACGATACAGAGCGATCGGAGGACACTGGGGCGGACGGAGAGCAGATAA GCGCTCCGTATTGGACCTCGTCAGCAAAGATGGAGAAGAAGCTGCATGCGGTGCCAGCTGCCAACACAGTCAAGTTCCGCTGTGCTGCAGGAGGCAACCCCCGGCCCAAGCTGCGCTGGCTTAAAAACAGCAGGCCTTTCCGCCAAGAGGACCGCATGGGAGGGTATAAG GTGCGTAGCCAGCACTGGACCCTGATCATGGAGAGCGTGGTGCCGTCGGACAAGGGCAACTACACTTGTCTGGTGGAAAATGAGTTTGGATCCATCAACCACACCTACACCCTGGACGTAGTGG AACGGTCCCCTCACCGGCCTATTCTCCAGGCTGGCCTCCCGGCCAACACCACTGTACACGTCGGAGAGGACGCCCGCTTCGTCTGCAAGGTCTACAGCGACGCCCAACCTCACATCCAGTGGCTGAAACACATCACTCAGAACGGCAGTCGCTACGGCCCCGATGGACATCCTTACGTCCGAGTGCTGAAG CGCTCAGGCATTAACAGCTCAGACGTGGAGATGCTCACCCTCACCAACGTGACCGAGGAAGATGCTGGAGAGTATATCTGTAAAGTCTCCAATTATATAGGCGAGGCCAGCCAGTCGGGCTGGCTGACTGTCATCCCAG CCCTCGAGAAATCCCCAGGGCCCTTTTCCCCAGACTACGTGGAGATTGCAATATACTGCGCTGGTGTCTTCCTCATCGCCTGCATGGTGGGCATCGTGGTGGTGTGTCGCATGAGGAACACAGCAAAGAAACCAGACTTTGGAGGCCAACCAGCAGTCCACAAACTGAGCAAGCAGATCCCTCTGCGCCGCCAG GTGTCGGCAGATTCGAGCTCTTCCATGAACTCCAGTACGCCGTTGGTACGAATCACAACACGTCGGAGCTCGGCGCACGATGAGCCAATCCCTGAGTATGACCTTCCTGAGGATCCACGCTGGGAGTTTGCCCGAGACAG GTTGACCCTGGGCAAGCCCCTAGGTGAGGGCTGCTTTGGCCAAGTTGTAATGGCAGAGGCCCTGGGCATCGATAAGGACAAACCCAAGGAAGCTGTAACTGTCGCCGTCAAGATGCTGAAAG ATGACGCCACCGAGAAAGACCTGTCTGACCTGGTGTCAGAGATGGAAATGATGAAGATGATTGGCAAACATAAGAACATCATTAATCTTTTGGGGGCCTGTACACAAGACG gtcCCCTCTATGTGATAGTAGAGTACGCCTCCAAGGGCAACCTTAGGGAGTACCTGCGAGCCCGACGGCCGCCCGGCATGGAATACTCTTACGACATCGCCCGTGTCTCTGACGAACAGCTCACTTTCAAAGATCTGGTCTCCTGCACTTACCAGGTGGCACGGGGCATGGAGTACCTAGCATCACAGAAG TGTATACACAGAGACCTGGCAGCCAGGAACGTCCTGGTCACAGAGAGCAACGTCATGAAGATCGCTGACTTTGGCCTGGCCAGGGACGTCCATAACATCGACTACTATAAAAAGACGACTAAT GGTCGTCTCCCGGTAAAATGGATGGCTCCAGAGGCGCTGTTTGACCGGGTCTACACACACCAGAGTGATGT CTGGTCATTTGGGGTGCTGATGTGGGAGATCTTCACCCTCGGGGGCTCACCCTACCCTGGCATTCCTGTTGAAGAGCTCTTCAAGTTGCTCAAGGAGGGCCATCGCATGGACAAGCCTGGCAACTGCACCAACGAGCT gtATATGATGATGAAAGACTGCTGGCATGCCATCTCATCCCAGAGACCCATCTTCAAGCAGCTAGTAGAAGATCTGGATCGCATCCTCACCCTCAGCACCAATGAG GAGTATCTGGACCTGTGCGCCCCAACAGAGCAGTATTCCCCCAGCTTCCCTGACACTCgcagctcctgctcctctgGTGACGACTCGGTCTTTTCCCATGACCCCTTGCCGGACGAGCCCTGCCTCCCCAAGTACCAGCACATCAAtggaaatgtcaaaacatga